GCAGCGGAACGGCTACCCCTACAGCTCCTTTCATCCCTACTGCTCCTGTTCCAGGAGACGAGGTCGAGATTCCTTTTGAAGGAGATGGATTCCCCTTTGAACATCAATACGCTTTCAGTATTATCAGCAATCCGGCGTCCTTTGACTTACAAGATGCCTTGCTCGGGAATCGCCCCGTTATTGCAACAGTCGAATTACAGGTTACACAAGCAGAACAGAACACAGAGTATGGCGTTGAAATCGCATTTACCAGTAAGAATCCAAACGGGTTCAGGCTCCATCTGAATGGTGACCTCTCATTATACGGAATCCCATACCAACTATTTTTTGGGCAAGACCTTCAACCTATTCCTCATGCCCAATTCATTGAATGGAGAAATCTTCTCACCAATAGCAGTACCTTTGCATCAATGGAAAAAACCATAACAGTCTCTGTCAATGATGGACCAGAAGTGGGAGAAGCCCCTCAAGGACAGTACAGTGATACAGTTACGGTAAATATCATCCCTCTAGACACATTAACGCCTTAGTATAGTTTTAATCTTTTACATATAAACAAATTGCTCTATTTGTACAAAGACTGTACATATTTATTTATTTTTGCTTGTTTATATATACATTCTTTGTTAGTATCTTATTTAATGAGAATAAAGCGACAAATCAGCGCTTTGCTCTTCTTCTTGGTTGCCAACATCTTGTCAGCTGATATCACAGTAAACTACACTCCCTCCCCCTACCTTTATTTTGAAAGAGGCAATGCTCCGTTCAGTCAGAATGATTTCGTCGCAAAGCTTGGTACATTGGTTTTTAACAATCCTGAAGGTGATGTCATTCAGGATCCATTACTCCTTTCATATAATGGTGATTTACAGTTTACCTTCACTGGCGAAATGGACCACAACCGGCCCGAGGAATCAAATTTTCGTCTCGCCAGTACTTGGAATAATAAATGGAGGTATATTGACAACCAAACCAGTCATCTACTAAAAAATGAAAATCTTCAACTTACTGACACTTCTGTTTCCATTGGTATCTATCTAATCAGTACGCAAAAGGCAAACCGCTACATTGAAGGGGCGATCTACACTTGGGAAAGTGGAACCTTTGGATCCTTCAACCTCCAGATACAGGATGAGGACGACCAGAACAACAATGTCTATGTACCTGTGAATGGGCAGGAGATCATTGAAGGACAACCCCCTTCTTCTACTACTTCTCTTCTTGATCCTGGAGAGACAATTCCTGATGACCCCATTCCATATGGGGATCCAATAGAACAAGTGAACTTTCTTCTCTCCATCGTACAGGAAGAGACTTTCCCCATAGAAGAAGCCTATATTGGGTCCCAGATTCAAGTTGCAGAAGCTCAGCTTATGCTGCAAAATGCTTTAGAGGGTTTTCCGTATGCTGTTAACATTACCTTCAGAAACGCACAGAATAATCCAGATTTCTATCTGCGTCTCAACAATGTTGAGATACCATATGCCATCCCATACACGCTTCTCTTTGGCACTCGCGAAGTGACTGGCGGTGTCCCATTACTATGGGAAGATATACTTGCCCCCTTCAGCAGCATACCCATATTTATAGCAGGTATAGTCAAGATGCAGGCAGAAGCAGCAGTGGCAGGGATATATAAAGACACCATATTTGTTGAAATTACACCAATTGATAGTTAGTAATTTATTTGTGTTAATTTTTCTTTCTTTTTTCAAACAATCATGTTGTTTATCTATTAACTATTATAAGATTTTTGCATACATATTGTCCAAGTACAACTTTTTCAGTAGCATATGGTTATGCAAAAAAAACAGATACTCATTCTGGTCTTGGCATTACTTATGTTCCCCCTCATCGCACTCTTCTCAGAAGTGCAAGTTACCTATGAGCCTGTATCCAGACTGAAATTTGAAAAAGGCCCCTACCCCTTTGAGGCTTCTCATTTCGTTCTCCAGATTGGGACCCTCACCTTCACCTCTACAGACAACTCACTTTTTGACCCCACCCTCTTTGCTTTGGATACCCCCATTCATTTTGGATTCACTGGACCGGTGACCTGGTATGAGCAGAATGGACAACCAGTGTATGTGCAACAGGAAACACTTTTCAGGATGGCCAGTGTATCCATTATAAAAGGGCAAACAGGATGGAACTATATGCACTCAGGTGATTTCCAACATGGCCTTGCTGATTGGTACAATGGAAATATCAACACCAATCCGTTTGTGGCAAAGATCTATCTTGTCAGTGAGCAACCCGCCTCAATCTATCCTGACTATGCCAGTGACCCATCAAATCATGGGGAGTATTACACACAAACCACAGGGAGTTTTGGTGGCTTCAATGTGGTGGTTGCGGAGAACAATAGCGGCCACTACAACGGCTATGAATACGTTCCAGTAAATGGTCAGGAAGTACCGGAGGATGGAACACCTCCCTCAGCTGAGATTCCCTTCCTGGAAGGAGGGGGAAATACTCCTCCCCCGATCATCTATGAAAACCCTGACAATCCGCTGCCAAATGTGGGGTATCTTCTCTCAATCCTGAATGAAACAGGTTTCTCCATCCAGAATTCATATGGAACTGACAAGACCAAGATTGCAGAAGCCCAACTGACACTGCAGAATGCTGAGAGTGGAAAAACATATGGAGTGGAGGTTACCTTCAGCAATAGTGTGGGAAGCCAAACCTTCAGTCTGCATCTAGATGGCCAACGTACGCTTTTTGCCATCCCCTACCTTCTTCTCTTCGGAGGAGAACCAGTGACAGGAAGTGTCCCCCTTGACTGGGTAAATCTTTCTTCCACTGCTCCAAATATTCGTTCGATTGAGGTAACAGGAGTAGACCAGAATCGTGCTGACATGGCTCCAGCAGGGCTGTATCAAGATACCATTACCATCAGCATCACGCCAAAAGATACGTTGTAATCCTCTGCCTTATTGCATAATCATGCAAAAAGTGTGTATTGTCTGAACATACCAATCAGAGGATGGGCACTATGTTCGATATAGACTACGCCAAAACACCGGTTACCGATTTCTATGGAGTCAATTGCTTCACTGAAGTAGAGATGGGTAAGTACCTCAGCGACCCGATCATCAGGCAGCTGAAGGAAGTACAGCGTGGTCAACGTGAACTGACCAGTGAACTGGCAGACTTTGTTGCAAGTGCAATGAAACAGTGGGCCCTTGCAAAAGGTGCAACCCATTTCTGTCACTGGTTCCAGCCCCTTACCGGCCTTACCGCAGAAAAACATGACTCATTCATCAGCCCTACCAAGGGCGGGAAGGTCCTGCTTGAATTCAGCGGGAAGGAGTTGATCAAGGGAGAGGGGGATGCCTCTTCATTTCCAAATGGAGGACTGAGAGCAACATTTGAAGCACGTGGATATACGGCTTGGGATACCTCCTCCCCTGCCTTCATCAAGGACGTCAACGGGGTAAAAACCCTGTACATACCCACTGCATTCTTCTCCTACAACGGGGAAGCACTCGACAAGAAAGTACCATTGCTGAGAAGCAACCAAGCACTCGAAAAACAGACCCTCCGCGTACTAAAGGCTTTGGGAAATTCCAAAGCAAAACGCGTTATTGTCAATATCGGTCCTGAACAGGAATATTTTCTGGTGGACAAGCAGTTTTATGACCAGAGACCCGACCTCAGACTCACTGGACGGACAGTCATGGGTAACTTGGCTGCCAAGGGACAGGAGCTGAATGACCACTACTACGGCACCATTGGGGACCGGGTGACGGTATTCATGAGTGAACTCAATTTTGAGCTTTGGAAACTTGGCATCAGCAGCAAGACCCAGCACAAGGAAGCTGCTCCCAACCAGTTTGAGATCGCAGTTGTATATGATGCTGCGAATCTCTCAACGGATCACAACCAACTTCTGATGGATGTACTCCAGATGGTGGCACTTCGCCACGGCATGGTTGCCCTCCTTCATGAGAAACCTTTCCTGGGAGTGAATGGATCGGGAAAGCATGATAACTGGTCACTCAGTACTGATGATGGCATCAATCTTCTCAGCCCTGGCAACAATGTCGAGGATAATCTGCAATTTCTCGTCTTCCTCACTGCTTTTATCAAGGCAATGGATGAATATGCTCCTCTTATCAGATGCGGAGCCGCCACCGCTGGCAATGACCATCGCCTTGGCAGCGCCGAAGCTCCTCCCGCAATAATCAGCATCTATCTGGGGGAACAGCTCAGCACCATCCTCGACACCATTACCATGGAAGGGTGTTGCACAAAAAGCGACCGACAATACGTTCAGATGGGCATGACCATGCTGCCCCAGCTACCCAAGGACCTGACCGACCGAAACAGAACCAGTCCAATTGCCTTCACCGGTAACAAGTTTGAATACCGTATGGTAGGCTCATCGCAGTCAATGGCAGGCCCGAATATCTATATCAACACTGCTGTTGCGCAAGTTCTTGAGGAAGCTGCCGATCGCCTTGAGGCTGCAGAAGATGTTGAGCTTGAGTGCCACAACATCATTACCGATTTCTACCAAGGCCATAAACGCATTGTTTTCAACGGAAATGGGTATAGCAAAGCGTGGAAAGACGAAGCAAAGAAACGCGGGCTTCCCGAGTTTAAAGACACGGTGAGTGCTCTGCCGCAAATGCTGAGTGAAAAGAGCTTGGAGCTCTTTGAAAAACAAAAGGTTTTTACGAAGAGTGAGATTACCTCCAGACTAGAAATTTACTTGCAGACCTACAGCAAACAGATCAACATTGAAGCTTCGATCATGGTGGAGATGTGCAGAAAGTACATCATTCCTTCTGTAAGCGAATATGTTGGCAAGCTCAGCGATACCATCGCCAAGCAAGATGCCATAGGTCTCGATACCACACTGCAAAAACGTAATGTGGGTATTGTCCAGAATGCTCTCAATCAGGCAATTGAAGCTACAGAATACTTGCATGTCTGTGTAGCAAAAGCACTGTCCTTTAATGACGAAGTGCTGACCCAGGCAGAAATCTATCGTGATGAGGTGGTACCTCAGATGCAAACACTGAGAAGTTATGTCGATCTTGCAGAGACATACACAGAGAAACAATACTGGCCATTTCCCAGTTATGACGACCTGCTCTTCAGACTGTAAACGCATCCCTGCCAAGGCTGAAGCATAAAAGATTCGGCCTTGGTATCCGGAAGCATTCGTTGTGAAGTAAAGCGCAAAATCCAGTCACTTTTTTGATACGCCGAGTCACAGAGTATAACATTCTGTTTTCTTGCGCTGAAATTCAGAATCATCAATCGCTTCTCATCATCATATTCCCGTATGTAACAAACAATATGCTTGTTGTTCGTCTTCAAATATGTACAAGTACCACGTCTGAAAACAGGCTCTTCTTTTCTCATTCCAATCAGTGCTCGATAGTAATGTAACATGGATGAAGCATCTTGCTCTTGCGTTGTTACTGCATAGGAGTCAGCATTGGAGGCAAATGGAAGCCAGCTTTCTCCATCTGTAAAACCGTATCCCTCTTCATTGGACCAGATCATCGGTCCCCTTGCTGGATCCCTTCCTGGATGAACCGGCCAATACCGTTTTCCTAGAGGATCTCTGATCGCTTTCCAAGGAACTTTTGAATCGGGCAAACCCAATTCTTCTCCGTAGTATAAAAATATTGAGCCTCTCTGCGTGAGCAGAAACAGAGCAGCAAGTTTCGCTTTCGCTACATTTCCAGAAAGTCGGCTTACTAATCTTGGTATATCATGGTTATTTAGTACCCAACTCGGTATTCTATTTTTACCAATTGCTTCACACCAACGCTTTGCGCATCGTTGCCACTTGATAGCATTGAATCGAGTATATGCAAGAGAGAAATCAAAGGAGAGATGGAGTTCATCCCTGTTCCTTCCCAAGAATGAGGCAGCCAACTCCGGCTCCCCTGGCAACTCAACCATGATTTCACCTACCAACATCCTGTCTGGGTAGGTATCTACCAATTGGCGCATCATTCTCAATTTCTGATGTGTTCCCGGCCTATTTCTGTCAAAGATATGCCGCTGCATGTCATACGGCCTCGGACGAGACCCAACAATTCTGGGATTGCTTCTCAGTGTCTTGTCCTTGATTATGCAATTGATCACATCAAGACGAAATCCATCCACCCCACGATCCAGCCAATATCTCAGGATTGAAAACACTGCATCCACAACCTCTTGGTTCCTCCAATTGAGATCTGGCTGCTCCTCAAGGAAAGAGTGTAGATAGTATTGCTTCCTCTTCTCATCATAGCTCCACGCTCTTTTCCCAAATGCTCCTTGCCAGTTATTTGGTATCGTATCACTCCAGATGTAATAATCAGCTTTGTCATTATCTTTCGATTGCCTGCTCTCCTGGAACCATGGATGTTCTATTGATGTATGATTAAGCACCATATCAAATATGACTTTAATATTATTCTTATGCGCTTCTTGTATCAATTGATCTGCATCGGCCATTGTTCCAAATACAGAATCAACATTCTGGTAGTCAGTAATATCATATCCAATATCAGCCATTGGTGAGCAATATATCGGACTCAGCCATATCGCATCGATACCTAGTGAAACCAGATAATCCATTCTCTTTATGATACCTTGAATGTCCCCAATTCCATCACCATTTGTATCCTGAAAACTACGTGGATAGATTTGATAGACGATACACTCTTCCCACCATGCTGTTGCCATCTCGCATACCTCACAAAAGATTATACCGCATGACGGGGGAGAGCTCAAAAGGGAATTCTAAAAAATGGTCTGATAACATTTCATCAACTATAATGCTTCGTCCAATGGTTGATATTATTGTTTTTTCAATACATATTTTTATAAATTGAATAGCGTATCAATATTTTTTCTGATGTTTATTATATTATATTTTATTTATTATTTAATGATTCCAATATATTTACATTATGGGATAGAGTATATTGCTATCTTACTCATTCATTAAAATACCTAAACTAATAAATTCAATACTTTTTTAAACTATTATGTAGGCATATACATAGTATACCTATATCAAATAAATATTATTTGATATAGGTTCTAATCAAAATATAACAGAATCAATGAACTTTTTCTAGTAAAATGCAAGATATTATAAGCAAGGATATGGCATGGCGATTATGTATTAAATGTATCAATCCTCAGCATGTTTTTTTGCGAATTCACGAAGGGAAAACCGTATTCCAGCAGCCCAGCCCAAGCCCATGCTCTGGAATAGTTCTTCCAATTCCCTCTTGAAAGATGGTTCGATTGAAAACGTAGTGAGTACCTTGTTTTCTTTTTTTCGCTTCTTTGGTTCATTCGAGAATAACTCTTTCGCTTTCTGTCCGCTGATGCTCTCATCCAGGACCGATTCATTTTCCACATCCGGGTTTTTTTTCAGTGCCATACCTTATCTCCAAATATCTTTATTAAGTGTCTTGATTGCTCCTACAGTACTCTCTTTTAACCCTCGTCCCCTTGACTTGAACAACTGGGGAGCATAGCCTGCTTCCTGAGCTTTCCTAAATAGGGGATCGACTGGGATCTTATACACATTGAACACACCTTCACATGCTGCATGATAGATGTCCCTGTGTTGTTTTATCCTGTTGTCAAAAGAATTTATGATGATTTTTGAATGGCTCACAGTAGAACGAAGATTCTTCTTTAATTTTGCCAATTCATCAATGAAAATTTCAAGTCCATCAAGGCTAAATACTTCAGGAGTCATAGGTGTAATGACTTCATTACTGGAGATAAGTGCTGCACGTTCCAAACGGCCGAGGCCGGGAGAAAGATCCAGGATTATCCTGTCAAATGATTCTGAAACTTCATGTACCAAGTCCTGCAAAACAAATGGTTCTTCGGCCAATTTTGTTTCAGCATACAGTTTCAGTGTCCCCCCAATACCAAAGGTAGGAAGCAGTGACATGTTCTGTATCTGTGGTATAGGAATGATAGCATCTTGGATATAGCACTTCCCTTGGACAACATCAGCTAATTCAAATAGGGGAGCTTTCTTCAAAAACCAAGAAGAA
This sequence is a window from uncultured Sphaerochaeta sp.. Protein-coding genes within it:
- a CDS encoding glutamine synthetase III → MFDIDYAKTPVTDFYGVNCFTEVEMGKYLSDPIIRQLKEVQRGQRELTSELADFVASAMKQWALAKGATHFCHWFQPLTGLTAEKHDSFISPTKGGKVLLEFSGKELIKGEGDASSFPNGGLRATFEARGYTAWDTSSPAFIKDVNGVKTLYIPTAFFSYNGEALDKKVPLLRSNQALEKQTLRVLKALGNSKAKRVIVNIGPEQEYFLVDKQFYDQRPDLRLTGRTVMGNLAAKGQELNDHYYGTIGDRVTVFMSELNFELWKLGISSKTQHKEAAPNQFEIAVVYDAANLSTDHNQLLMDVLQMVALRHGMVALLHEKPFLGVNGSGKHDNWSLSTDDGINLLSPGNNVEDNLQFLVFLTAFIKAMDEYAPLIRCGAATAGNDHRLGSAEAPPAIISIYLGEQLSTILDTITMEGCCTKSDRQYVQMGMTMLPQLPKDLTDRNRTSPIAFTGNKFEYRMVGSSQSMAGPNIYINTAVAQVLEEAADRLEAAEDVELECHNIITDFYQGHKRIVFNGNGYSKAWKDEAKKRGLPEFKDTVSALPQMLSEKSLELFEKQKVFTKSEITSRLEIYLQTYSKQINIEASIMVEMCRKYIIPSVSEYVGKLSDTIAKQDAIGLDTTLQKRNVGIVQNALNQAIEATEYLHVCVAKALSFNDEVLTQAEIYRDEVVPQMQTLRSYVDLAETYTEKQYWPFPSYDDLLFRL
- a CDS encoding alpha-amylase family glycosyl hydrolase — encoded protein: MATAWWEECIVYQIYPRSFQDTNGDGIGDIQGIIKRMDYLVSLGIDAIWLSPIYCSPMADIGYDITDYQNVDSVFGTMADADQLIQEAHKNNIKVIFDMVLNHTSIEHPWFQESRQSKDNDKADYYIWSDTIPNNWQGAFGKRAWSYDEKRKQYYLHSFLEEQPDLNWRNQEVVDAVFSILRYWLDRGVDGFRLDVINCIIKDKTLRSNPRIVGSRPRPYDMQRHIFDRNRPGTHQKLRMMRQLVDTYPDRMLVGEIMVELPGEPELAASFLGRNRDELHLSFDFSLAYTRFNAIKWQRCAKRWCEAIGKNRIPSWVLNNHDIPRLVSRLSGNVAKAKLAALFLLTQRGSIFLYYGEELGLPDSKVPWKAIRDPLGKRYWPVHPGRDPARGPMIWSNEEGYGFTDGESWLPFASNADSYAVTTQEQDASSMLHYYRALIGMRKEEPVFRRGTCTYLKTNNKHIVCYIREYDDEKRLMILNFSARKQNVILCDSAYQKSDWILRFTSQRMLPDTKAESFMLQPWQGCVYSLKSRSS
- a CDS encoding ParA family protein; this encodes MAKTISFHLQKGGVGKTTISGTLACQSALDGYRTLLIDVDPQGNASSWFLKKAPLFELADVVQGKCYIQDAIIPIPQIQNMSLLPTFGIGGTLKLYAETKLAEEPFVLQDLVHEVSESFDRIILDLSPGLGRLERAALISSNEVITPMTPEVFSLDGLEIFIDELAKLKKNLRSTVSHSKIIINSFDNRIKQHRDIYHAACEGVFNVYKIPVDPLFRKAQEAGYAPQLFKSRGRGLKESTVGAIKTLNKDIWR